A region of Calypte anna isolate BGI_N300 chromosome 22, bCalAnn1_v1.p, whole genome shotgun sequence DNA encodes the following proteins:
- the LOC115599537 gene encoding actin filament-associated protein 1-like 2 isoform X6 has protein sequence MIMRCLSPAPGTSQGWDGQASSPAFPPGTRRVDGTGGRGCECPPASTLSLPGGSKVVSPSSPPEDSYEDNETPSPSRCAGSGGADTDSSHYESYEEDEDGVMDRAHYLRWSAAPSPDADPPGHPEAQLCGFLWRRRWLGQWVKQLFIVRENVLLCFRCAADPHPVLVLDLRGCCVTYKAKRGKKMPHALKVTGTAGEVLVIGFQSQQQAEDWRKVIAEVSSNAPGGLAAIGVPVSPSSRLSRAAVSQLSKEKDEACPGEDAKGGGCGGWGQTGPGAVPVPVSRLTGAVPAGFLAVRLRWQRLWRAVRDGALRMAPGPGGGTQPPGCALRLQGCQVSPGAASGSPRHLHIRIAQRGRELTLQTRPDEEREAWLKTLRARGGGEMAGGSPGAEPPRLGDASSCPAAGGLLLRRVPTPNTYMDDPFGQLPPPETPKHIYSNMERLQQLQQSLDRVVQRQRRRPVSALPSPAAPAAAMRGRDPQRSELSPELRSTDLSLSQRTLTLPERKGARDGLDILIGSTSKPSLSAEGCLTLGKQAAGLGGARAGNFPTVLAGKRAFPKLEEKVGQLERGSPMKGRLKAGSEMNLLAISKSLRGHIAATTTASSSSAGSEQGSFLKPLLKRTASARSALRPPPSPLLLERGKVLQRRKEWEMKSAM, from the exons ATGATCATGCGCTGCCTCTCGCCTGCCCCAGGGACctcccagggatgggatgggcaaG CTTCCAGTCCTGCTTTCCCCCCAGGCACCCGGAGGGTGGATGGAACAGGAGGGAGAGGCTGTGAGTGCCCCCCAGCCAGCACCCTGAGCCTGCCTGGAGGG aGCAAGGTGGTCTCACCATCCTCCCCACCTGAAGACTCCTATGAAGATAACGaaacccccagccccagcagatGTGCAGGCTCAG GAGGTGCTGACACTGACAGCAGCCACTACGAGTCCTACgaagaggatgaggatggtGTGATGGACCGTGCCCACTACCTGAGGTGgtcagcagcccccagccccgaTGCTGACCCCCCCGGGCACCCCGAGGCACAGCTCTGTGGCTTCCTCTGGAGGAGGCGCTGGCTGGGACAGTGGGTGAAGCAGCTCTTCATTGTCAGGGAAAACGTGCTGCTG TGCTTCAGATGTGCTGCTGACCCACATCCTGTGCTGGTGCTGGACCTGCGGGGCTGCTGTGTCACCTACAAAGCCAAACGTGGCAAGAAGATGCCCCATGCCCTGAaggtgacagggacagcaggCGAGGTGCTGGTGATTGGcttccagagccagcagcaagctgaggactggaggaag GTGATTGCAGAGGTGAGCAGCAATGCCCCGGGCGGGCTGGCAGCCATTGGTGTCCCAGTGTCACCTTCCTCAAGGCTCAGCAGA GCCGCTGTCTCCCAGCTCAGCAAGGAGAAGGATGAAGCTTGCCCTGGCGAGGATGCTAAAGGAGGTGGGTGTGGAGGATGGGGACAGACAGGACCAggggctgtccctgtccccgtGTCCCGGCTGACGGGGGCGGTACCCGCAGGTTTCCTGGCGGTGCGGTTGCGCTGGCAGCGCCTGTGGCGGGCGGTGCGGGACGGAGCCCTGCGCATGGCCCCCGGCCCGGGGGGGGGAACGCAGCCCCCTGGCTGTGCCCTACggctgcagggctgccaggTCTCCCCAGGGGCGGCCTCCGGCTCCCCCCGGCACCTCCACATCCGCATCGCCCAGCGGGGCCGGGAGCTCACCCTGCAG ACCCGCCCGGATGAGGAGAGGGAAGCTTGGCTGAAGACCCTGCGGgccaggggaggaggggagatggcAGGAGGCAGCCCCGGTGCCGAGCCCCCCAGGTTGGGCGatgccagcagctgccctgctgcagg TGGGCTGCTGCTGCGACGAGTCCCGACCCCCAATACCTACATGGATGATCCCTTCGGGCAGCTCCCACCACCTGAGACCCCCAAGCACATTTACTCCAACATGGAGCGGCTGCAGCAGTTG CAGCAGAGTTTGGACCGAGTGGTGCAGAGGCAGCGCAGGAGACCCGTGtctgccctgccctccccagcag caccagcagcagcaatgcGGGGCAGGGACCCGCAGCGCTCAGAGCTGAGCCCCGAGCTCCGGAGCACGGatctgtccctgtcccagcgCACTCTGACACTCCCCGAGAGGAAAGGGGCTCGGGATGGACTGGATATCCTCATCGGTAGCACCTCCAAACCTTCCCTCTCTGCCGAGGGGTGCCTGACCCTTGGCAAGCAGGCAGCGGGGTTGGGGGGTGCCCGAGCTGGGAATTTTCCCACTGTCCTTGCAGGGAAAAGAGCCTTCCCcaagctggaggagaaggtgggGCAGCTGGAGAGGGGCAGCCCCATGAAGGGGAGGCTGAAAGCCGGCTCGGAGATGAACCTCCTGGCCATCAGCAAGTCCCTGAGGGGCCACATCGCTGCCACCACCACCGCCAGCAGCAGCTCGGCTGGCTCCGAG cagggCTCATTCCTCAAGCCGCTGCTGAAGCGCACAGCATCAGCCAGGAGTGCCCTGaggccccctccctccccactgctgctggagagggggaaagtgctgcagaggagaaag GAGTGGGAGATGAAGTCTGCGATGTGA
- the LOC115599537 gene encoding actin filament-associated protein 1-like 2 isoform X3, translating into MARQRDLDKLLSDLRSFLLILDRESLSAGARAKKKSVAELLSRLQSPSSEDAEYMIMRCLSPAPGTSQGWDGQASSPAFPPGTRRVDGTGGRGCECPPASTLSLPGGSKVVSPSSPPEDSYEDNETPSPSRCAGSGGADTDSSHYESYEEDEDGVMDRAHYLRWSAAPSPDADPPGHPEAQLCGFLWRRRWLGQWVKQLFIVRENVLLCFRCAADPHPVLVLDLRGCCVTYKAKRGKKMPHALKVTGTAGEVLVIGFQSQQQAEDWRKVIAEVSSNAPGGLAAIGVPVSPSSRLSRAAVSQLSKEKDEACPGEDAKGGGCGGWGQTGPGAVPVPVSRLTGAVPAGFLAVRLRWQRLWRAVRDGALRMAPGPGGGTQPPGCALRLQGCQVSPGAASGSPRHLHIRIAQRGRELTLQTRPDEEREAWLKTLRARGGGEMAGGSPGAEPPRLGDASSCPAAGGLLLRRVPTPNTYMDDPFGQLPPPETPKHIYSNMERLQQLQSLDRVVQRQRRRPVSALPSPAAPAAAMRGRDPQRSELSPELRSTDLSLSQRTLTLPERKGARDGLDILIGSTSKPSLSAEGCLTLGKQAAGLGGARAGNFPTVLAGKRAFPKLEEKVGQLERGSPMKGRLKAGSEMNLLAISKSLRGHIAATTTASSSSAGSEQGSFLKPLLKRTASARSALRPPPSPLLLERGKVLQRRKEWEMKSAM; encoded by the exons ATGGCTCGGCAGAGAG acCTGGACAAGTTGCTGTCTGACCTGAGGTCCTTCCTGCTCATCCTGGACCGGGAAAGCCTCAGTGCTGGAGCTCGGGCCAAGAAGAAGTCAGTGGCTGAGCTCCTGTCCCGGCTGCAGAGCCCCTCGT CAGAGGATGCAGAGTACATGATCATGCGCTGCCTCTCGCCTGCCCCAGGGACctcccagggatgggatgggcaaG CTTCCAGTCCTGCTTTCCCCCCAGGCACCCGGAGGGTGGATGGAACAGGAGGGAGAGGCTGTGAGTGCCCCCCAGCCAGCACCCTGAGCCTGCCTGGAGGG aGCAAGGTGGTCTCACCATCCTCCCCACCTGAAGACTCCTATGAAGATAACGaaacccccagccccagcagatGTGCAGGCTCAG GAGGTGCTGACACTGACAGCAGCCACTACGAGTCCTACgaagaggatgaggatggtGTGATGGACCGTGCCCACTACCTGAGGTGgtcagcagcccccagccccgaTGCTGACCCCCCCGGGCACCCCGAGGCACAGCTCTGTGGCTTCCTCTGGAGGAGGCGCTGGCTGGGACAGTGGGTGAAGCAGCTCTTCATTGTCAGGGAAAACGTGCTGCTG TGCTTCAGATGTGCTGCTGACCCACATCCTGTGCTGGTGCTGGACCTGCGGGGCTGCTGTGTCACCTACAAAGCCAAACGTGGCAAGAAGATGCCCCATGCCCTGAaggtgacagggacagcaggCGAGGTGCTGGTGATTGGcttccagagccagcagcaagctgaggactggaggaag GTGATTGCAGAGGTGAGCAGCAATGCCCCGGGCGGGCTGGCAGCCATTGGTGTCCCAGTGTCACCTTCCTCAAGGCTCAGCAGA GCCGCTGTCTCCCAGCTCAGCAAGGAGAAGGATGAAGCTTGCCCTGGCGAGGATGCTAAAGGAGGTGGGTGTGGAGGATGGGGACAGACAGGACCAggggctgtccctgtccccgtGTCCCGGCTGACGGGGGCGGTACCCGCAGGTTTCCTGGCGGTGCGGTTGCGCTGGCAGCGCCTGTGGCGGGCGGTGCGGGACGGAGCCCTGCGCATGGCCCCCGGCCCGGGGGGGGGAACGCAGCCCCCTGGCTGTGCCCTACggctgcagggctgccaggTCTCCCCAGGGGCGGCCTCCGGCTCCCCCCGGCACCTCCACATCCGCATCGCCCAGCGGGGCCGGGAGCTCACCCTGCAG ACCCGCCCGGATGAGGAGAGGGAAGCTTGGCTGAAGACCCTGCGGgccaggggaggaggggagatggcAGGAGGCAGCCCCGGTGCCGAGCCCCCCAGGTTGGGCGatgccagcagctgccctgctgcagg TGGGCTGCTGCTGCGACGAGTCCCGACCCCCAATACCTACATGGATGATCCCTTCGGGCAGCTCCCACCACCTGAGACCCCCAAGCACATTTACTCCAACATGGAGCGGCTGCAGCAGTTG CAGAGTTTGGACCGAGTGGTGCAGAGGCAGCGCAGGAGACCCGTGtctgccctgccctccccagcag caccagcagcagcaatgcGGGGCAGGGACCCGCAGCGCTCAGAGCTGAGCCCCGAGCTCCGGAGCACGGatctgtccctgtcccagcgCACTCTGACACTCCCCGAGAGGAAAGGGGCTCGGGATGGACTGGATATCCTCATCGGTAGCACCTCCAAACCTTCCCTCTCTGCCGAGGGGTGCCTGACCCTTGGCAAGCAGGCAGCGGGGTTGGGGGGTGCCCGAGCTGGGAATTTTCCCACTGTCCTTGCAGGGAAAAGAGCCTTCCCcaagctggaggagaaggtgggGCAGCTGGAGAGGGGCAGCCCCATGAAGGGGAGGCTGAAAGCCGGCTCGGAGATGAACCTCCTGGCCATCAGCAAGTCCCTGAGGGGCCACATCGCTGCCACCACCACCGCCAGCAGCAGCTCGGCTGGCTCCGAG cagggCTCATTCCTCAAGCCGCTGCTGAAGCGCACAGCATCAGCCAGGAGTGCCCTGaggccccctccctccccactgctgctggagagggggaaagtgctgcagaggagaaag GAGTGGGAGATGAAGTCTGCGATGTGA
- the LOC115599537 gene encoding actin filament-associated protein 1-like 2 isoform X4: MARQRDLDKLLSDLRSFLLILDRESLSAGARAKKKSVAELLSRLQSPSSEDAEYMIMRCLSPAPGTSQGWDGQGTRRVDGTGGRGCECPPASTLSLPGGSKVVSPSSPPEDSYEDNETPSPSRCAGSGGADTDSSHYESYEEDEDGVMDRAHYLRWSAAPSPDADPPGHPEAQLCGFLWRRRWLGQWVKQLFIVRENVLLCFRCAADPHPVLVLDLRGCCVTYKAKRGKKMPHALKVTGTAGEVLVIGFQSQQQAEDWRKVIAEVSSNAPGGLAAIGVPVSPSSRLSRAAVSQLSKEKDEACPGEDAKGGGCGGWGQTGPGAVPVPVSRLTGAVPAGFLAVRLRWQRLWRAVRDGALRMAPGPGGGTQPPGCALRLQGCQVSPGAASGSPRHLHIRIAQRGRELTLQTRPDEEREAWLKTLRARGGGEMAGGSPGAEPPRLGDASSCPAAGGLLLRRVPTPNTYMDDPFGQLPPPETPKHIYSNMERLQQLQQSLDRVVQRQRRRPVSALPSPAAPAAAMRGRDPQRSELSPELRSTDLSLSQRTLTLPERKGARDGLDILIGSTSKPSLSAEGCLTLGKQAAGLGGARAGNFPTVLAGKRAFPKLEEKVGQLERGSPMKGRLKAGSEMNLLAISKSLRGHIAATTTASSSSAGSEQGSFLKPLLKRTASARSALRPPPSPLLLERGKVLQRRKEWEMKSAM; encoded by the exons ATGGCTCGGCAGAGAG acCTGGACAAGTTGCTGTCTGACCTGAGGTCCTTCCTGCTCATCCTGGACCGGGAAAGCCTCAGTGCTGGAGCTCGGGCCAAGAAGAAGTCAGTGGCTGAGCTCCTGTCCCGGCTGCAGAGCCCCTCGT CAGAGGATGCAGAGTACATGATCATGCGCTGCCTCTCGCCTGCCCCAGGGACctcccagggatgggatgggcaaG GCACCCGGAGGGTGGATGGAACAGGAGGGAGAGGCTGTGAGTGCCCCCCAGCCAGCACCCTGAGCCTGCCTGGAGGG aGCAAGGTGGTCTCACCATCCTCCCCACCTGAAGACTCCTATGAAGATAACGaaacccccagccccagcagatGTGCAGGCTCAG GAGGTGCTGACACTGACAGCAGCCACTACGAGTCCTACgaagaggatgaggatggtGTGATGGACCGTGCCCACTACCTGAGGTGgtcagcagcccccagccccgaTGCTGACCCCCCCGGGCACCCCGAGGCACAGCTCTGTGGCTTCCTCTGGAGGAGGCGCTGGCTGGGACAGTGGGTGAAGCAGCTCTTCATTGTCAGGGAAAACGTGCTGCTG TGCTTCAGATGTGCTGCTGACCCACATCCTGTGCTGGTGCTGGACCTGCGGGGCTGCTGTGTCACCTACAAAGCCAAACGTGGCAAGAAGATGCCCCATGCCCTGAaggtgacagggacagcaggCGAGGTGCTGGTGATTGGcttccagagccagcagcaagctgaggactggaggaag GTGATTGCAGAGGTGAGCAGCAATGCCCCGGGCGGGCTGGCAGCCATTGGTGTCCCAGTGTCACCTTCCTCAAGGCTCAGCAGA GCCGCTGTCTCCCAGCTCAGCAAGGAGAAGGATGAAGCTTGCCCTGGCGAGGATGCTAAAGGAGGTGGGTGTGGAGGATGGGGACAGACAGGACCAggggctgtccctgtccccgtGTCCCGGCTGACGGGGGCGGTACCCGCAGGTTTCCTGGCGGTGCGGTTGCGCTGGCAGCGCCTGTGGCGGGCGGTGCGGGACGGAGCCCTGCGCATGGCCCCCGGCCCGGGGGGGGGAACGCAGCCCCCTGGCTGTGCCCTACggctgcagggctgccaggTCTCCCCAGGGGCGGCCTCCGGCTCCCCCCGGCACCTCCACATCCGCATCGCCCAGCGGGGCCGGGAGCTCACCCTGCAG ACCCGCCCGGATGAGGAGAGGGAAGCTTGGCTGAAGACCCTGCGGgccaggggaggaggggagatggcAGGAGGCAGCCCCGGTGCCGAGCCCCCCAGGTTGGGCGatgccagcagctgccctgctgcagg TGGGCTGCTGCTGCGACGAGTCCCGACCCCCAATACCTACATGGATGATCCCTTCGGGCAGCTCCCACCACCTGAGACCCCCAAGCACATTTACTCCAACATGGAGCGGCTGCAGCAGTTG CAGCAGAGTTTGGACCGAGTGGTGCAGAGGCAGCGCAGGAGACCCGTGtctgccctgccctccccagcag caccagcagcagcaatgcGGGGCAGGGACCCGCAGCGCTCAGAGCTGAGCCCCGAGCTCCGGAGCACGGatctgtccctgtcccagcgCACTCTGACACTCCCCGAGAGGAAAGGGGCTCGGGATGGACTGGATATCCTCATCGGTAGCACCTCCAAACCTTCCCTCTCTGCCGAGGGGTGCCTGACCCTTGGCAAGCAGGCAGCGGGGTTGGGGGGTGCCCGAGCTGGGAATTTTCCCACTGTCCTTGCAGGGAAAAGAGCCTTCCCcaagctggaggagaaggtgggGCAGCTGGAGAGGGGCAGCCCCATGAAGGGGAGGCTGAAAGCCGGCTCGGAGATGAACCTCCTGGCCATCAGCAAGTCCCTGAGGGGCCACATCGCTGCCACCACCACCGCCAGCAGCAGCTCGGCTGGCTCCGAG cagggCTCATTCCTCAAGCCGCTGCTGAAGCGCACAGCATCAGCCAGGAGTGCCCTGaggccccctccctccccactgctgctggagagggggaaagtgctgcagaggagaaag GAGTGGGAGATGAAGTCTGCGATGTGA
- the LOC115599537 gene encoding actin filament-associated protein 1-like 2 isoform X5, with the protein MARQRDLDKLLSDLRSFLLILDRESLSAGARAKKKSVAELLSRLQSPSSEDAEYMIMRCLSPAPGTSQGWDGQASSPAFPPGTRRVDGTGGRGCECPPASTLSLPGGSKVVSPSSPPEDSYEDNETPSPSRCAGSGGADTDSSHYESYEEDEDGVMDRAHYLRWSAAPSPDADPPGHPEAQLCGFLWRRRWLGQWVKQLFIVRENVLLCFRCAADPHPVLVLDLRGCCVTYKAKRGKKMPHALKVTGTAGEVLVIGFQSQQQAEDWRKVIAEVSSNAPGGLAAIGVPVSPSSRLSRAAVSQLSKEKDEACPGEDAKGGGCGGWGQTGPGAVPVPVSRLTGAVPAGFLAVRLRWQRLWRAVRDGALRMAPGPGGGTQPPGCALRLQGCQVSPGAASGSPRHLHIRIAQRGRELTLQTRPDEEREAWLKTLRARGGGEMAGGSPGAEPPRLGDASSCPAAGGLLLRRVPTPNTYMDDPFGQLPPPETPKHIYSNMERLQQLQQSLDRVVQRQRRRPVSALPSPAAPAAAMRGRDPQRSELSPELRSTDLSLSQRTLTLPERKGARDGLDILIGKRAFPKLEEKVGQLERGSPMKGRLKAGSEMNLLAISKSLRGHIAATTTASSSSAGSEQGSFLKPLLKRTASARSALRPPPSPLLLERGKVLQRRKEWEMKSAM; encoded by the exons ATGGCTCGGCAGAGAG acCTGGACAAGTTGCTGTCTGACCTGAGGTCCTTCCTGCTCATCCTGGACCGGGAAAGCCTCAGTGCTGGAGCTCGGGCCAAGAAGAAGTCAGTGGCTGAGCTCCTGTCCCGGCTGCAGAGCCCCTCGT CAGAGGATGCAGAGTACATGATCATGCGCTGCCTCTCGCCTGCCCCAGGGACctcccagggatgggatgggcaaG CTTCCAGTCCTGCTTTCCCCCCAGGCACCCGGAGGGTGGATGGAACAGGAGGGAGAGGCTGTGAGTGCCCCCCAGCCAGCACCCTGAGCCTGCCTGGAGGG aGCAAGGTGGTCTCACCATCCTCCCCACCTGAAGACTCCTATGAAGATAACGaaacccccagccccagcagatGTGCAGGCTCAG GAGGTGCTGACACTGACAGCAGCCACTACGAGTCCTACgaagaggatgaggatggtGTGATGGACCGTGCCCACTACCTGAGGTGgtcagcagcccccagccccgaTGCTGACCCCCCCGGGCACCCCGAGGCACAGCTCTGTGGCTTCCTCTGGAGGAGGCGCTGGCTGGGACAGTGGGTGAAGCAGCTCTTCATTGTCAGGGAAAACGTGCTGCTG TGCTTCAGATGTGCTGCTGACCCACATCCTGTGCTGGTGCTGGACCTGCGGGGCTGCTGTGTCACCTACAAAGCCAAACGTGGCAAGAAGATGCCCCATGCCCTGAaggtgacagggacagcaggCGAGGTGCTGGTGATTGGcttccagagccagcagcaagctgaggactggaggaag GTGATTGCAGAGGTGAGCAGCAATGCCCCGGGCGGGCTGGCAGCCATTGGTGTCCCAGTGTCACCTTCCTCAAGGCTCAGCAGA GCCGCTGTCTCCCAGCTCAGCAAGGAGAAGGATGAAGCTTGCCCTGGCGAGGATGCTAAAGGAGGTGGGTGTGGAGGATGGGGACAGACAGGACCAggggctgtccctgtccccgtGTCCCGGCTGACGGGGGCGGTACCCGCAGGTTTCCTGGCGGTGCGGTTGCGCTGGCAGCGCCTGTGGCGGGCGGTGCGGGACGGAGCCCTGCGCATGGCCCCCGGCCCGGGGGGGGGAACGCAGCCCCCTGGCTGTGCCCTACggctgcagggctgccaggTCTCCCCAGGGGCGGCCTCCGGCTCCCCCCGGCACCTCCACATCCGCATCGCCCAGCGGGGCCGGGAGCTCACCCTGCAG ACCCGCCCGGATGAGGAGAGGGAAGCTTGGCTGAAGACCCTGCGGgccaggggaggaggggagatggcAGGAGGCAGCCCCGGTGCCGAGCCCCCCAGGTTGGGCGatgccagcagctgccctgctgcagg TGGGCTGCTGCTGCGACGAGTCCCGACCCCCAATACCTACATGGATGATCCCTTCGGGCAGCTCCCACCACCTGAGACCCCCAAGCACATTTACTCCAACATGGAGCGGCTGCAGCAGTTG CAGCAGAGTTTGGACCGAGTGGTGCAGAGGCAGCGCAGGAGACCCGTGtctgccctgccctccccagcag caccagcagcagcaatgcGGGGCAGGGACCCGCAGCGCTCAGAGCTGAGCCCCGAGCTCCGGAGCACGGatctgtccctgtcccagcgCACTCTGACACTCCCCGAGAGGAAAGGGGCTCGGGATGGACTGGATATCCTCATCG GGAAAAGAGCCTTCCCcaagctggaggagaaggtgggGCAGCTGGAGAGGGGCAGCCCCATGAAGGGGAGGCTGAAAGCCGGCTCGGAGATGAACCTCCTGGCCATCAGCAAGTCCCTGAGGGGCCACATCGCTGCCACCACCACCGCCAGCAGCAGCTCGGCTGGCTCCGAG cagggCTCATTCCTCAAGCCGCTGCTGAAGCGCACAGCATCAGCCAGGAGTGCCCTGaggccccctccctccccactgctgctggagagggggaaagtgctgcagaggagaaag GAGTGGGAGATGAAGTCTGCGATGTGA
- the LOC115599537 gene encoding actin filament-associated protein 1-like 2 isoform X1 translates to MARQRDLDKLLSDLRSFLLILDRESLSAGARAKKKSVAELLSRLQSPSSEDAEYMIMRCLSPAPGTSQGWDGQASSPAFPPGTRRVDGTGGRGCECPPASTLSLPGGSKVVSPSSPPEDSYEDNETPSPSRCAGSGGADTDSSHYESYEEDEDGVMDRAHYLRWSAAPSPDADPPGHPEAQLCGFLWRRRWLGQWVKQLFIVRENVLLCFRCAADPHPVLVLDLRGCCVTYKAKRGKKMPHALKVTGTAGEVLVIGFQSQQQAEDWRKVIAEVSSNAPGGLAAIGVPVSPSSRLSRAAVSQLSKEKDEACPGEDAKGGGCGGWGQTGPGAVPVPVSRLTGAVPAGFLAVRLRWQRLWRAVRDGALRMAPGPGGGTQPPGCALRLQGCQVSPGAASGSPRHLHIRIAQRGRELTLQTRPDEEREAWLKTLRARGGGEMAGGSPGAEPPRLGDASSCPAAGGLLLRRVPTPNTYMDDPFGQLPPPETPKHIYSNMERLQQLQQSLDRVVQRQRRRPVSALPSPAAPAAAMRGRDPQRSELSPELRSTDLSLSQRTLTLPERKGARDGLDILIGSTSKPSLSAEGCLTLGKQAAGLGGARAGNFPTVLAGKRAFPKLEEKVGQLERGSPMKGRLKAGSEMNLLAISKSLRGHIAATTTASSSSAGSEQGSFLKPLLKRTASARSALRPPPSPLLLERGKVLQRRKEWEMKSAM, encoded by the exons ATGGCTCGGCAGAGAG acCTGGACAAGTTGCTGTCTGACCTGAGGTCCTTCCTGCTCATCCTGGACCGGGAAAGCCTCAGTGCTGGAGCTCGGGCCAAGAAGAAGTCAGTGGCTGAGCTCCTGTCCCGGCTGCAGAGCCCCTCGT CAGAGGATGCAGAGTACATGATCATGCGCTGCCTCTCGCCTGCCCCAGGGACctcccagggatgggatgggcaaG CTTCCAGTCCTGCTTTCCCCCCAGGCACCCGGAGGGTGGATGGAACAGGAGGGAGAGGCTGTGAGTGCCCCCCAGCCAGCACCCTGAGCCTGCCTGGAGGG aGCAAGGTGGTCTCACCATCCTCCCCACCTGAAGACTCCTATGAAGATAACGaaacccccagccccagcagatGTGCAGGCTCAG GAGGTGCTGACACTGACAGCAGCCACTACGAGTCCTACgaagaggatgaggatggtGTGATGGACCGTGCCCACTACCTGAGGTGgtcagcagcccccagccccgaTGCTGACCCCCCCGGGCACCCCGAGGCACAGCTCTGTGGCTTCCTCTGGAGGAGGCGCTGGCTGGGACAGTGGGTGAAGCAGCTCTTCATTGTCAGGGAAAACGTGCTGCTG TGCTTCAGATGTGCTGCTGACCCACATCCTGTGCTGGTGCTGGACCTGCGGGGCTGCTGTGTCACCTACAAAGCCAAACGTGGCAAGAAGATGCCCCATGCCCTGAaggtgacagggacagcaggCGAGGTGCTGGTGATTGGcttccagagccagcagcaagctgaggactggaggaag GTGATTGCAGAGGTGAGCAGCAATGCCCCGGGCGGGCTGGCAGCCATTGGTGTCCCAGTGTCACCTTCCTCAAGGCTCAGCAGA GCCGCTGTCTCCCAGCTCAGCAAGGAGAAGGATGAAGCTTGCCCTGGCGAGGATGCTAAAGGAGGTGGGTGTGGAGGATGGGGACAGACAGGACCAggggctgtccctgtccccgtGTCCCGGCTGACGGGGGCGGTACCCGCAGGTTTCCTGGCGGTGCGGTTGCGCTGGCAGCGCCTGTGGCGGGCGGTGCGGGACGGAGCCCTGCGCATGGCCCCCGGCCCGGGGGGGGGAACGCAGCCCCCTGGCTGTGCCCTACggctgcagggctgccaggTCTCCCCAGGGGCGGCCTCCGGCTCCCCCCGGCACCTCCACATCCGCATCGCCCAGCGGGGCCGGGAGCTCACCCTGCAG ACCCGCCCGGATGAGGAGAGGGAAGCTTGGCTGAAGACCCTGCGGgccaggggaggaggggagatggcAGGAGGCAGCCCCGGTGCCGAGCCCCCCAGGTTGGGCGatgccagcagctgccctgctgcagg TGGGCTGCTGCTGCGACGAGTCCCGACCCCCAATACCTACATGGATGATCCCTTCGGGCAGCTCCCACCACCTGAGACCCCCAAGCACATTTACTCCAACATGGAGCGGCTGCAGCAGTTG CAGCAGAGTTTGGACCGAGTGGTGCAGAGGCAGCGCAGGAGACCCGTGtctgccctgccctccccagcag caccagcagcagcaatgcGGGGCAGGGACCCGCAGCGCTCAGAGCTGAGCCCCGAGCTCCGGAGCACGGatctgtccctgtcccagcgCACTCTGACACTCCCCGAGAGGAAAGGGGCTCGGGATGGACTGGATATCCTCATCGGTAGCACCTCCAAACCTTCCCTCTCTGCCGAGGGGTGCCTGACCCTTGGCAAGCAGGCAGCGGGGTTGGGGGGTGCCCGAGCTGGGAATTTTCCCACTGTCCTTGCAGGGAAAAGAGCCTTCCCcaagctggaggagaaggtgggGCAGCTGGAGAGGGGCAGCCCCATGAAGGGGAGGCTGAAAGCCGGCTCGGAGATGAACCTCCTGGCCATCAGCAAGTCCCTGAGGGGCCACATCGCTGCCACCACCACCGCCAGCAGCAGCTCGGCTGGCTCCGAG cagggCTCATTCCTCAAGCCGCTGCTGAAGCGCACAGCATCAGCCAGGAGTGCCCTGaggccccctccctccccactgctgctggagagggggaaagtgctgcagaggagaaag GAGTGGGAGATGAAGTCTGCGATGTGA